From the genome of Amycolatopsis sp. NBC_01488, one region includes:
- a CDS encoding type I polyketide synthase, with translation MSSLPAPGEPIAVVGMSCRLPGATGPARLRRLLAEAREAVGEVPPGRWPDGDGSGRGGFVSDVDGFDAPFFGVSPREAAAMDPQQRLVLELAWEACEDARIAPGTLRDSSTAVVVGAINGDYALLHDRLGAGPHTLTGTHRSLIANRVSYLLRLRGPSLTVDSGQSSSLVAVHLAAEQLRRGTAAVALAGGVNLNLLAAGTDTVDRFGALSPQGRCHTFDSRADGYVRGEGGGLVVLKKLSAALADGDRVHAVLLGGAVNNDGGGAGLTVPRAEAQTEVIRLACADAGVAPADVQYVELHGTGTPVGDPIEADALGAAFAGDRPEPLPVGSVKTVVGHLEGAAGIAGLLKVLVCLKERRLTPSLNFATPNPAIPFDTLNLEVVREARDWPRPQDRLVAGVSSFGVGGTNCHVVLAEAPAVPEPEDVAVDDVPLVLSARSAAALPAQARALADHLAEHPELVHGDVARSLLRTRDVFEHRAVVFDDLASLANGTPSESVVTGRTVDGGDVLVFPGQGSQWPEMARALLRDSPVFARRLAECSAALTPFLGGELLDGLRDGTADLDRVDVVQPALWAVMVSLAEVWRDAGLTPSIVVGHSQGEIAAATAIGALSLADGARVVALRSRVIAGLPRGGGMMSVGASEDTIRPLLPAGVSVAAVNGTRSVVLSGPSDALARLHTMLIGDGYRAKILPVDYASHSAAVDPLREEILKLLAPVRPLSTSVTFVSALTGEPFDTAGLDAEYWFESLRRPVRFADATAGALAAGGARFVECSPHPVLLGSVEETAEAHDRTVAVVGTLRRDDGGGDRLRRSFAEAFVAGAGLRWEVPGDRLVDLPTYAFQRTRHWLGEEVAAAPVAVDPAQVADLVLATAAAVLGHADTDGIDPACTFKDLGFDSVSVVELRTRLQAATGRKLPTTLLFDFPTPNHLVAHLRGRSGTAEPAPEIAPRQGDPIAIVAIGCRFPGGITSPAELWDLVAAGGEAVTELPANRGWDLDTLLGDSAGPGSCATRFGGFLHDADQFDPAFFGLSPREALAMDPQQRVLLEISHEAIERAGLEPDALSGTDTGVFVGAMAMDYGPRLHEPTGLVDGHRLTGTSPSVASGRIAYTYGLRGPALTVDTACSSSLVAIQLAADALHRGDCSLALAGGVTVMAAPGNLVDFTRQNGLSADGRAKAFSADADGTAFAEGAGMLVLERLSDARRHGHPVLALLRGGATGSDGASNGLTAPNGQAQQQVIRRALGAAGLSTKDVDVVEAHGTGTALGDPIEAHALLATYGQDRETPLWLGSLKSNIGHTQAAAGVAGVIKMVEALRHDTIPRTLHADVPSPHVDWASGRVEVLSEAQPWPGHDRPRRAAVSSFGISGTNAHMVLESAPADEPTSGGLHAHTGTALLTGAAQLRTHAETQAVPAEQPAPAAAGPLHAHTDTAFRTHAAQLRTHAKTETALAAPMPAAAPAPAAAGPMVWPLHAHTDAALRTQAARLRAYAETAADDDVVATAAVLARRRLGACRAVVVADDRAELVAALAALADGAPHPALVTGTAAGDVQPVFVFPGQGAQWPGMAAELVAADSEFARLLTDAAEALRPHTGWSVLDVLTGADGAPDLEGTEVVQPVLFAVMVALAGLWRAAGVAPAAVVGHSQGELAAAVVAGALPLADAARIIAVRSRLLTAELDGTGGILAVGLPVAQVRERLEPWAGRLWPAVDNGPAGTVVGGELAAIEEFAAACADVQIRRTPVAYAAHTPHVEAIRDALLTEIGELAPADTATTICSSCTGGFLPGSALTAGYWYRNLAEPVRFDAAVRAFAGYRRPLFVEVSPHPILAGAVQEILADAAVDGTAVGTLRRGEGGRRRFLLALAAAHVRGATVDWPRLLGPVTRHPDVPTSAFDRQRYWLTDRTGGLLAAATPVADGDGLVATGRLSLTSLPWLAGHAVRGTVLFPGTGFAELALEAAAAAGCGSVEDLTLEAPLALPTAGAVEVQVGLGSADDGGRRPLTVHSRLGDGPWTRHATGTVRPEQPTATPLLTWPPAGAQPVDLTDAYAHLAERGYEYGPAFQGLTSLWHDGDDRYVEVELAAEGEFTAHPAVLDAVLHALVLDGTELLLPFSFGGLRVTSPLPGSVRARLAGSATTGVEVTLYDTAGTPLGGVESLLLRPGAVPGATAELYRVEWTPAVLGDGADREWTVIGTELPEVVPSVVLTTAHELPAVLDLVQRWLLDERCDRSKLVFLQDPGSPDGAPVWGLVRSAIAEHPGRFALAGARPGAPLAAALDAGEPQFAVRDGAVLVPRLARCAAGPSTVDFGTGTVLVTGGTGGLGALIAERLVTTHGVRDLLLVSRHGGDVPPRLAGLNARVRVVAADVADRAALTAALVGERLTGVVHSAGVLDDSTLTGLTRAQLETVLRPKRDGAWLLHELTEDQPLAAFVLFSSIAGVLGNRGQANYAAANASLDALAEHRSARGLPGVSIAWGLWDTATGMTAAMTATDRSRLTGVRPITEAQGLAAFDAALGLSGTVVASTWDTAALRAADEIPAVLRSLVPARRPSAVSSRQVSAGLAGQLAGLDRETAAAAVTGFVRTEVATALGHRSPASVEVAKPFSELGIDSLTSVELRNRIGAGTGLRLPASLLFNHPTVELLAAHLLGELLPPPPDPAQRLREALGEVLPGAGAEDRVRLADVLREALDGLGSEPALALASDDELFAFIDKL, from the coding sequence ATGTCTTCCCTGCCTGCTCCCGGTGAGCCGATCGCGGTGGTCGGCATGTCCTGCCGGCTGCCCGGCGCGACCGGCCCGGCGCGGTTGCGCCGGCTGCTGGCCGAAGCCCGCGAAGCCGTCGGCGAGGTCCCCCCGGGCCGGTGGCCGGACGGCGACGGTTCCGGGCGCGGCGGCTTCGTGTCCGATGTGGACGGTTTCGACGCGCCCTTCTTCGGTGTCTCCCCGCGGGAGGCCGCGGCGATGGACCCGCAGCAGCGGCTGGTGCTGGAGCTGGCGTGGGAGGCGTGCGAAGACGCCCGGATCGCGCCCGGCACGCTGCGCGACAGCAGCACCGCGGTCGTCGTCGGCGCGATCAACGGCGACTACGCGCTGCTGCACGACCGCCTCGGCGCCGGGCCGCACACGCTGACCGGCACCCACCGCAGCCTCATCGCGAACCGCGTCTCCTACCTGCTCCGGCTGCGCGGCCCGAGCCTGACCGTCGACTCGGGACAGTCGTCGTCGCTGGTGGCGGTGCACCTGGCGGCCGAGCAGCTGCGCCGCGGCACCGCGGCCGTCGCGCTCGCCGGCGGGGTGAACCTGAACCTGCTCGCGGCTGGTACGGACACGGTGGACCGCTTCGGCGCGCTGTCTCCGCAGGGGCGCTGCCACACCTTCGACAGCCGCGCCGACGGGTACGTCCGCGGCGAGGGCGGCGGCCTGGTGGTCCTCAAGAAGCTGAGTGCCGCGCTCGCGGACGGCGACCGCGTCCACGCGGTCCTGCTGGGCGGCGCCGTGAACAACGACGGCGGCGGCGCCGGCCTCACCGTGCCGCGGGCCGAGGCGCAGACCGAGGTGATCCGCCTGGCGTGCGCCGACGCGGGTGTCGCGCCGGCCGACGTCCAGTACGTCGAGCTGCACGGCACCGGCACGCCGGTCGGCGACCCGATCGAGGCGGACGCCCTGGGCGCCGCGTTCGCCGGGGACCGCCCGGAGCCGTTGCCGGTCGGTTCGGTGAAGACGGTGGTCGGTCACCTCGAAGGGGCCGCCGGCATCGCCGGGCTGCTGAAAGTACTGGTGTGCCTGAAAGAACGCCGCCTCACCCCGAGCCTGAACTTCGCCACGCCGAACCCGGCGATCCCGTTCGACACGCTCAACCTCGAGGTCGTGCGGGAGGCCCGGGACTGGCCTCGGCCGCAGGACCGGCTCGTCGCCGGGGTCAGCTCGTTCGGCGTCGGCGGCACCAACTGCCACGTCGTCCTGGCCGAAGCCCCGGCGGTTCCCGAGCCCGAAGACGTCGCCGTCGACGACGTCCCGCTGGTGCTCTCGGCGCGTTCGGCCGCCGCCCTGCCCGCCCAGGCCCGCGCGCTCGCGGACCACCTCGCCGAGCACCCCGAGTTGGTGCACGGCGACGTCGCCCGGTCGCTGCTGCGCACGCGGGACGTCTTCGAGCACCGCGCGGTCGTGTTCGACGATCTCGCGTCGCTGGCCAACGGCACTCCTTCCGAGAGCGTCGTGACCGGGCGGACCGTCGACGGTGGCGACGTCCTCGTGTTCCCCGGGCAGGGTTCGCAGTGGCCGGAGATGGCCCGCGCGCTGCTGCGCGACTCGCCCGTGTTCGCCCGCCGGCTGGCGGAGTGCTCAGCCGCTTTGACTCCGTTCCTCGGTGGGGAACTCCTCGACGGCCTGCGCGACGGCACCGCCGACCTCGACCGCGTCGACGTCGTCCAGCCCGCGCTCTGGGCGGTGATGGTGTCGCTGGCGGAGGTCTGGCGCGACGCAGGGCTCACGCCGTCGATCGTGGTCGGGCATTCCCAGGGCGAGATCGCCGCCGCGACCGCGATCGGCGCGCTGTCGCTGGCCGACGGCGCCCGCGTGGTCGCCTTGCGCAGCCGCGTGATCGCCGGATTGCCGCGCGGCGGCGGGATGATGTCGGTCGGCGCGTCCGAAGACACGATCCGGCCGCTGCTGCCCGCCGGGGTGTCGGTGGCCGCGGTGAACGGCACCCGGTCCGTCGTGCTGTCCGGCCCGTCCGACGCGTTGGCGCGCCTGCACACGATGCTCATCGGGGACGGCTACCGCGCGAAGATCCTGCCGGTCGACTACGCGTCGCACTCCGCCGCGGTGGACCCGCTGCGGGAAGAGATCCTGAAGCTCCTGGCTCCGGTGCGGCCACTGTCCACTTCGGTCACTTTCGTCTCGGCGCTCACCGGCGAGCCGTTCGACACCGCGGGACTCGACGCCGAATACTGGTTCGAAAGCCTGCGCCGCCCGGTCCGGTTCGCCGACGCGACGGCCGGAGCGCTGGCCGCCGGCGGCGCGCGGTTCGTCGAGTGCAGCCCGCACCCGGTGCTGCTGGGCAGCGTCGAGGAGACCGCCGAAGCGCACGACCGGACCGTGGCCGTGGTCGGCACGCTGCGGCGGGACGACGGTGGCGGCGACCGTCTCCGGCGCAGCTTCGCCGAGGCGTTCGTCGCCGGAGCCGGGTTGCGGTGGGAGGTGCCCGGCGACCGCTTGGTGGACCTGCCGACGTATGCGTTCCAGCGGACCCGGCACTGGCTCGGCGAAGAAGTCGCCGCCGCACCGGTCGCCGTCGATCCGGCGCAGGTCGCGGACCTGGTGCTCGCCACGGCCGCGGCCGTCCTGGGGCACGCCGACACCGACGGCATCGACCCCGCGTGCACGTTCAAGGACCTCGGCTTCGACTCGGTGAGCGTGGTCGAGCTGCGCACCCGGCTGCAGGCCGCCACCGGGCGCAAGCTGCCGACCACGCTGCTGTTCGACTTCCCGACCCCGAACCACCTCGTCGCGCACCTGCGCGGCCGGTCCGGGACCGCCGAGCCCGCACCGGAGATCGCGCCGCGGCAAGGCGACCCGATCGCGATCGTCGCGATCGGCTGCCGCTTCCCCGGCGGCATCACCTCTCCCGCCGAGCTGTGGGACCTCGTCGCCGCGGGCGGTGAGGCCGTCACCGAGCTACCCGCGAACCGCGGCTGGGACCTCGACACGCTCCTCGGCGACAGCGCCGGACCCGGCTCGTGCGCCACCCGTTTCGGCGGGTTCCTGCACGACGCCGACCAGTTCGACCCCGCGTTCTTCGGCCTGAGCCCGCGCGAGGCCCTGGCCATGGACCCGCAGCAGCGGGTGCTCCTGGAGATCAGCCACGAGGCGATCGAGCGCGCCGGGCTCGAGCCGGATGCGCTGTCCGGGACCGACACCGGCGTGTTCGTCGGCGCGATGGCCATGGACTACGGCCCCCGGCTGCACGAGCCGACCGGCCTGGTCGACGGCCACCGCCTCACCGGCACCTCGCCGAGTGTCGCGTCGGGCCGGATCGCCTACACCTACGGGCTGCGCGGGCCCGCGCTCACCGTCGACACCGCGTGCTCGTCGTCGCTGGTCGCGATCCAGCTGGCCGCCGACGCACTGCACCGCGGCGACTGCTCGCTCGCGCTCGCCGGCGGCGTCACCGTGATGGCCGCGCCCGGCAACCTCGTGGACTTCACCCGCCAGAACGGCCTTTCCGCCGACGGCCGCGCGAAGGCGTTCTCCGCCGACGCCGACGGCACCGCCTTCGCCGAGGGCGCGGGCATGCTCGTGCTGGAACGCCTGTCCGACGCCCGCCGCCACGGCCACCCGGTCCTGGCGCTGCTGCGCGGCGGCGCGACCGGCTCCGACGGTGCCAGCAACGGCCTCACCGCCCCGAACGGCCAGGCGCAGCAACAGGTCATCCGCCGCGCACTCGGCGCCGCCGGACTGTCCACTAAGGACGTCGACGTCGTGGAGGCACACGGCACCGGCACCGCGCTGGGCGACCCGATCGAGGCACACGCGCTGCTGGCCACCTACGGGCAGGACCGCGAAACGCCGTTGTGGCTCGGTTCCCTCAAGTCCAACATCGGCCACACGCAGGCCGCGGCCGGCGTCGCGGGCGTGATCAAGATGGTCGAGGCCCTGCGGCACGACACGATCCCGCGCACCCTGCACGCCGACGTGCCGAGCCCGCACGTGGACTGGGCGAGCGGCCGGGTCGAGGTGCTCTCGGAGGCCCAGCCGTGGCCCGGCCACGACCGCCCGCGCCGCGCCGCGGTGTCGAGCTTCGGCATCAGCGGCACCAACGCGCACATGGTGCTGGAGTCCGCGCCCGCTGACGAGCCGACGTCGGGCGGGCTGCACGCCCACACCGGCACCGCACTCCTCACCGGCGCCGCGCAGCTGCGGACCCACGCCGAGACTCAAGCGGTGCCCGCCGAACAACCGGCGCCGGCCGCCGCCGGGCCGCTGCACGCCCATACCGACACCGCATTCCGCACCCACGCCGCGCAGCTGCGGACCCACGCCAAGACCGAAACCGCGCTGGCCGCGCCGATGCCCGCCGCAGCGCCGGCGCCGGCCGCCGCCGGGCCGATGGTCTGGCCGCTGCACGCCCACACCGACGCCGCCCTCCGCACCCAAGCCGCCCGGCTGCGCGCCTACGCCGAAACCGCGGCCGACGACGACGTCGTCGCGACCGCCGCGGTGCTCGCCCGCCGCCGTCTCGGCGCCTGCCGCGCGGTCGTCGTCGCCGACGACCGCGCCGAGCTGGTGGCCGCGCTCGCGGCCCTCGCCGACGGCGCCCCGCATCCCGCGCTCGTGACCGGCACCGCAGCGGGTGACGTGCAACCGGTGTTCGTCTTCCCCGGCCAGGGCGCGCAGTGGCCGGGCATGGCCGCCGAGCTGGTCGCCGCGGACTCCGAGTTCGCGCGGCTGCTCACCGACGCCGCCGAGGCGCTGCGGCCGCACACGGGCTGGTCGGTGCTCGACGTGCTCACCGGCGCCGACGGCGCGCCGGACCTGGAGGGGACCGAGGTCGTGCAGCCGGTGCTGTTCGCCGTCATGGTCGCCCTCGCCGGACTGTGGCGGGCCGCCGGGGTCGCACCGGCCGCGGTGGTCGGCCACTCCCAGGGCGAGCTGGCCGCGGCCGTCGTCGCCGGGGCGCTGCCGCTCGCCGACGCCGCCCGGATCATCGCCGTGCGCAGCCGGCTCCTCACCGCCGAACTGGACGGCACCGGCGGGATCCTCGCCGTCGGCCTGCCGGTGGCGCAGGTCCGGGAGCGCCTGGAACCGTGGGCCGGGCGCCTGTGGCCGGCCGTGGACAACGGCCCGGCCGGCACCGTGGTCGGCGGCGAACTGGCCGCGATCGAGGAGTTCGCGGCCGCCTGCGCGGACGTCCAGATCCGGCGCACGCCGGTGGCGTACGCCGCGCACACACCGCACGTCGAAGCCATCCGCGACGCCCTGCTGACCGAGATCGGCGAGCTCGCGCCGGCCGACACCGCGACCACGATCTGCTCCTCCTGCACCGGCGGCTTCCTGCCGGGCTCGGCGCTGACCGCGGGCTACTGGTACCGCAACCTGGCCGAGCCGGTCCGGTTCGACGCCGCCGTGCGCGCCTTCGCCGGCTACCGGCGGCCGCTGTTCGTCGAGGTCAGCCCGCACCCCATCCTCGCGGGCGCGGTGCAGGAGATCCTGGCCGACGCGGCCGTCGACGGCACCGCCGTCGGCACGCTGCGCCGCGGGGAAGGCGGGCGGCGGCGGTTCCTGCTCGCCCTCGCCGCCGCGCACGTGCGGGGCGCCACCGTGGACTGGCCACGGCTGCTCGGCCCGGTCACCCGCCACCCGGACGTCCCGACTTCGGCGTTCGACCGCCAACGCTACTGGCTGACCGACCGCACCGGCGGCCTGCTCGCCGCCGCCACCCCGGTCGCCGACGGCGACGGCCTGGTCGCCACCGGGCGGCTCTCGCTCACGTCGCTGCCGTGGCTGGCCGGGCACGCCGTCCGCGGCACGGTCCTGTTCCCCGGCACCGGGTTCGCCGAGCTGGCCCTGGAAGCGGCGGCCGCCGCCGGCTGCGGGAGCGTCGAGGACCTGACGCTCGAAGCGCCGCTGGCGCTGCCCACGGCGGGCGCCGTCGAAGTCCAGGTCGGCCTCGGCTCAGCGGACGACGGCGGCCGGCGTCCGCTGACCGTCCACTCGCGACTCGGCGACGGGCCGTGGACCCGGCACGCGACCGGCACGGTGCGCCCGGAGCAACCGACCGCCACTCCCCTGCTCACCTGGCCGCCTGCCGGGGCGCAGCCGGTCGACCTCACCGACGCCTACGCACACCTGGCCGAACGCGGCTACGAGTACGGGCCCGCGTTCCAGGGCCTCACCTCGTTGTGGCACGACGGCGACGACCGGTACGTCGAGGTGGAACTGGCCGCCGAGGGCGAGTTCACCGCGCACCCCGCGGTGCTCGACGCCGTGCTGCACGCGCTCGTGCTCGACGGCACCGAGCTGCTGCTCCCGTTCTCCTTCGGCGGCCTGCGGGTCACCTCGCCGCTGCCGGGTTCGGTGCGGGCCCGGCTGGCCGGCTCGGCGACCACCGGCGTCGAAGTCACCCTCTACGACACCGCCGGCACTCCGCTCGGCGGCGTGGAGTCGCTCCTGCTGCGGCCCGGCGCGGTGCCGGGTGCGACCGCGGAGCTGTACCGCGTGGAATGGACGCCGGCCGTCCTGGGTGACGGTGCCGACCGCGAGTGGACGGTGATCGGCACGGAGCTGCCCGAGGTCGTCCCGTCCGTCGTGCTCACCACCGCGCACGAGCTGCCCGCCGTGCTGGACCTCGTGCAGCGCTGGCTGCTCGACGAGCGCTGCGACCGCTCGAAGCTGGTGTTCCTGCAGGACCCGGGCTCGCCCGACGGCGCGCCGGTGTGGGGCCTGGTGCGCTCGGCGATCGCCGAGCACCCCGGCCGCTTCGCCCTCGCGGGTGCCCGGCCCGGCGCCCCGCTCGCCGCGGCGCTCGACGCCGGGGAACCGCAGTTCGCCGTGCGCGACGGCGCGGTGCTCGTGCCCCGGCTGGCCCGGTGCGCCGCCGGACCCTCCACAGTGGACTTCGGCACCGGCACGGTGCTGGTGACCGGCGGCACGGGCGGGCTCGGCGCCCTGATCGCCGAGCGGCTGGTGACCACGCACGGCGTCCGTGACCTGCTGCTGGTCTCCCGTCACGGCGGCGACGTCCCGCCGCGGCTGGCCGGGCTGAACGCGCGTGTCCGGGTTGTCGCGGCCGACGTCGCCGACCGGGCCGCGCTGACGGCGGCCCTGGTGGGCGAGAGGCTCACCGGGGTGGTCCATTCCGCCGGTGTCCTGGACGACTCGACCCTCACCGGGCTCACGCGGGCGCAACTGGAAACCGTGCTGCGGCCCAAGCGCGACGGCGCGTGGCTGCTGCACGAGCTCACCGAAGACCAGCCGCTGGCAGCGTTCGTGCTGTTCTCCTCGATCGCCGGGGTGCTCGGCAACCGCGGCCAGGCGAATTACGCCGCCGCGAACGCGTCCCTCGACGCGCTGGCCGAGCACCGGTCGGCGCGCGGGCTGCCGGGCGTGTCGATCGCGTGGGGCCTGTGGGACACGGCCACCGGCATGACCGCCGCGATGACCGCGACGGATCGCTCGCGGCTGACCGGCGTCCGGCCGATCACCGAGGCGCAGGGGCTGGCCGCGTTCGACGCCGCGCTCGGGCTGTCCGGCACGGTCGTGGCGTCCACTTGGGACACCGCGGCCCTGCGGGCGGCCGACGAAATCCCCGCCGTGCTGCGGAGTCTCGTCCCGGCGCGGCGTCCCAGCGCCGTCTCGTCCCGGCAGGTTTCCGCCGGCTTGGCCGGGCAGCTCGCCGGACTGGACCGGGAAACGGCCGCCGCGGCGGTGACCGGCTTCGTCCGGACCGAGGTCGCCACGGCGCTGGGGCACCGGTCACCGGCGTCGGTCGAGGTGGCGAAGCCGTTCAGCGAGCTGGGGATCGACTCGCTGACGTCGGTGGAGCTGCGCAACCGCATCGGGGCCGGCACCGGGCTGCGGCTGCCCGCGTCGCTGCTGTTCAACCACCCGACCGTCGAACTGCTGGCCGCGCACCTGCTCGGCGAGCTACTCCCCCCGCCGCCGGACCCCGCGCAGCGGCTGCGCGAGGCACTCGGCGAGGTCCTGCCCGGTGCCGGCGCCGAGGACCGCGTCCGGCTGGCGGACGTGCTGCGGGAGGCGTTGGACGGGCTCGGCTCGGAGCCCGCGCTGGCACTCGCCTCGGACGACGAGCTCTTCGCCTTCATCGACAAGCTCTGA